GCCCGTGACCTCCTTCGCCCCGGACTCGATCGTCCTGAACCGCAAGCTGCCGCTCTGGTACCAGGTGTCGCAGTCGCTGCGCGCCTCGATCCTCGGCCGCTCGCCCCAGGACCCGCTGCGCCTGCCCACCGAGGAGCAGCTGGCCGGGCACTACGGCGTGAGCGTGCTGACCATGCGGCAGGCGCTGAAGGAGCTGGAGGACGAGGGGCTCATCTCGCGCCACCGCCGGCGCGGCACGTTCATCGAGCCGCACGCGCGCCGGGGTTCGCCGGTCCGTCTGCTCGGCTCGGTGGACGCGATCGTGGCCCAGCAGTCCGGCATGACGACCGAGCTGCTGGACCACGGCACCGCCCCCGTGCCGCCCGAACTCGCCGAGTTCTTCCCGGATCTGGCGGAGGTGGCGACGTACCACCGGCTGCGCAGCGACGAGAAGACCGGTGAGCCGACCAACCACGCCCGTAACTACGTGCGCCCCGAACTGGCCGCCCGCATGGACCTGGACGACCTGGTCCGGTGGCCCATGACCAAGGTGCTGCGGGACGTCGTCGGGGCGGACATAAGCCGCATCACGGACACGGTGGAGGCCCGCCTGGCCGATCCGGAGACCGCGAAACTCCTCCAAGTGCCGCTGCTCAGCCCGATCCTGCGCTACACGGGCGTCACGTACGACGCCGGCGGGCGGCCTCTGGACGTGGCCGTCATCCAGTACCGGGGGGACCGCTTCTCCTTCACGGTGACCCTCGACGCGACGTAGGCGCTGCGCGGCAGGCGAGGTGGCACACCCACGGGCCGGTGGGGCTGGTCGCGCAGTTCCCCGCGCCCCTTCGGGGCGCTCGACACGTCGTACGATGCCCTGCGTGACGCACGACGACGCTCCGCTGCTGGCGGACCTCATGCCGTGGTCCGTCGCACCGCCGCGGCTCGGCCGGGGGTGGCCGGCGGGCCCCGACGCGGCATCCCTCAAGGCCCGCTGGGACGCCCTGATGAAGGCCGAGGGACCCGACCGCGAGGCCCTGTTCCAGCCGACCCGCTCGCGCACGCCGCACACGGCGGTCGGCCAGTTGCCCGGTCAGGCCGGCAGCGGCACTCAGAAGCTGGCGAGGGCCTCGGGGCCGTGCCCGGAGCCCGTGCGCGTGCTGTACGCCCCCTTCGACGAGCAGTGGCTGATCCCCGACCAGCGGCTGATCGACGCGGCCCGCCCGGAGCTGTGGCGGGTGGCGGACGAACGGCAGGTCTTCGCGCTGGAGACCCCCGAGGCCCCAGGAGGTGCCCGCGGAGTCCCCGGCCTGCTCGTCACCTCACTGCTCCCGCTGCTCCGCCCCGGCCGGATCCGCCCGCTGTTCCGGCGACCGGGCGGGCGGGAGCCCAACCTGGCCCCCGGCCTGCTGGAGCACCTGGGCACCCGCCTGGGCAGCTCCCCCACGCCCCTGGACGTGCTGGCCTGGATCACGGCGACGGCCCGCCCGGACCTCTCCGTCCCGCTCACCGGGGACGCCGACGCCTGGGCGCGAGGCCTGGAGCTGGGCCACCGGCTGCTGTGGCTGATGCGCCGCGACGGCGAACGCCCCAAGCTCCCCGGC
This region of Streptomyces caelestis genomic DNA includes:
- a CDS encoding GntR family transcriptional regulator, translating into MTSFAPDSIVLNRKLPLWYQVSQSLRASILGRSPQDPLRLPTEEQLAGHYGVSVLTMRQALKELEDEGLISRHRRRGTFIEPHARRGSPVRLLGSVDAIVAQQSGMTTELLDHGTAPVPPELAEFFPDLAEVATYHRLRSDEKTGEPTNHARNYVRPELAARMDLDDLVRWPMTKVLRDVVGADISRITDTVEARLADPETAKLLQVPLLSPILRYTGVTYDAGGRPLDVAVIQYRGDRFSFTVTLDAT
- a CDS encoding type ISP restriction/modification enzyme, giving the protein MPCVTHDDAPLLADLMPWSVAPPRLGRGWPAGPDAASLKARWDALMKAEGPDREALFQPTRSRTPHTAVGQLPGQAGSGTQKLARASGPCPEPVRVLYAPFDEQWLIPDQRLIDAARPELWRVADERQVFALETPEAPGGARGVPGLLVTSLLPLLRPGRIRPLFRRPGGREPNLAPGLLEHLGTRLGSSPTPLDVLAWITATARPDLSVPLTGDADAWARGLELGHRLLWLMRRDGERPKLPGGRRPYVRAPLPSRPLTLRYDRDEEALLLDEGRISPVPPEAWDFEAGGVRVLEQWFTARVTEAEPGTLAAIRPGTWPQSWTSELLELITVLALLAGLRPLDEPTVPDPVTTTELREAGVLPVPAPARRPASVLDGPEEGPEGQLALL